The genomic DNA ATAAGCGTAGGTCGAGAGGAAGAAACGGTCCATGAGCACCACGTCACCGCGCTTGAGAGCCGGCTTGATCTCACGGCTTACGAGCTCGGCGCGAGAGCCCATGAAGAGCAGGGCCTCCGCCGCCGGCGTAACGTCACCCGTTGGTTTGAGCAGAATCTCACGGATCGTGTCGCCCACCGGCGTTCCCCCAGGTTCGCGCAGCGGCACGACAGGGACGCCAGCGGCGCTCAGACGATCGGACAGCAGTCGAAGCTGAGTCGACTTGCCTGACCCTTCCGTTCCTTCGAACACCACCAGCTTGCCCCGCTCCATGGCGCAACTCAGCTCAGCGTGATGATGGAGCTCGTCGCGCCCTTCTTCATGCCTTCCATGATCCAGTTATTCACCTGGTACATCACCTTGTCGAAGTTCTCCTGCGCGGCGATCGCCCGTTGATACGCCGAGTTTCCCTGCACTTTCATGAGTAGATCGTCGAGCTGCTGCTCGAGCTCGGGCGTTGGCTGATCGCCCCGCTGGATCATCTGCTGCGCCTGCACTCGAAGCTTCTCCATCTGCTGCAGCACGCTGACCGCATTGCGGTCGCCGTTCAACGCTTCGCTCGACTTCTTCACTGCCTGGTACTCGGGACTCTGCCCGATGATCCGTCCGAGCTCTTTCGCCTTCTCCTCGAGCATTCCATCTCCAATCACGACCGTGTCTCCGCGTCAGGCGCGCGAAGCGAAGACAAATCGCTCGCGCCCGGTGAGGTCCAGAACCACGCTGACATCCGTGTAACCGCCATCTGACAGCACCAGCTCCGCGACGAGTGAGGCGCGGCGCTCATCGACTTCGAGCGCCAGAGTTCCGCGACGGTCCAGAAGAGACTTTCCTTTCTGCACAATCGCGGCCGTAATGGCCAGGCCGTTCGAACCACTCAACAGCGCCGTCGGAGGCTCCCAGCTCCTCACGCTCGGCGGAAGATGGTCGGCCTCCTCGTAGGCGATGTAGGGCGGATTTGACACCAGCAGGCGCGCTTTGATGTCGCGCACGGGCGCGAGAAGCGATCCGCTCCGGAACTCCACCGGACACCGGAGCGCCGCGCCCATGATTCCGGCGTTCGTTCTTGCAACATCGAGGGCGTCCAGCGAGGTGTCCGTCCCCACTACGCGAGCGAAACAGCCTTCAGCCGCGAGCGAGAGCGCAATCGCCCCCGAGCCCGTTCCAATGTCGACGGCCGTTCCCCAGTCTGCGCCACCGGGATTTGCCGCCCCGAATCGCGTCAGTATCTCCTCGACGAGAACCTCGGTTTCCGGACGCGGTATCAGCACTCGCTCATCCACGCAGAGAGTGAGCGAGCGGAATTGTGCGCTGCCAACGGCGTAGGCGAATGGCGCCCCCGCAACGAGGCGCTGAGCCGCGACTCGGGCCGCGTCAGCTACCTGCGGTTGCAACACGACATCGCCGGCAAGGACGCTCCAGTACCGGGAAACGTGCAGGAGTGCAGCAACGATGTCGCGCGCGGTGTTCCGCGAATCGTCAGGTCCGCCACGCCCGAGAATGGACGCGAGCTCGTCAACCACCGAGCGAACTGTCCCGTCAAGGGTGCGTGCAGCGGGCGACGAATCGAGGGACTTACTCACCGAGCCTGTCCTCCGCATCAGCGTTCCGGAGCGCTTCGACGAGCGGGTCGATTTCGCCGCTCATCACTTTGGAGAGCTCGTGCATCGTGAACCCGATGCGATGGTCGGTCACTCGATTTTGCGGGAAATTGTAGGTGCGTATCTTTGCCGAGCGGTCGCCGGTGCCGACCTGCGTTTTCCTCATGCGCGACCGCTCCGCCTCCTGCTTCGCGATCGTGGCGTCGAGCAGGCGTGCCCGCAGCACTTCCATTCCCTTGAGCTTGTTCTGGAGCTGGGACTTCTGGTCCTGCTGGCTGACGACGATGCCGCTCGGTATGTGCGTGATTCGGACGGCCGAGTCCGTCGTGTTGACACTCTGCCCGCCTGGGCCTGAAGATCGGAAGACGTCGATCCGGAGGTCCTTGTCCTCGATCTTGATGTCTATCTCCTCCGCTTCGGGAAGGACGGCGACGGTGGCGGCGGATGTATGGATGCGCCCCTGATTCTCGGTGACCGGAACACGCTGCACGCGATGCACGCCGGATTCCCAGCGCATCGTTCCGAAGACTCCTTCGCCTTTCACCTTGAAGATGACTTCCTTGATCCCGTCGAGGGCGCCCTCGGACAGCGACATTATCTCGACCTTCCAGCCACGACGCTCCGCGAAGCGGGTGTAGAGGCGGAACAGATCGGCGGCGAAGATCGCGGCCTCATCTCCGCCGGTTCCGCCGCGGATTTCGACGATCGCCGGCCGATCGTCGAGCGGATCGTGCGGAATGAGGGCCGGCTTGATTCGCTGCTCGAGCTCGGCGATCGAGGTTTCGAGATGCGTCTGTTCGTCACGCGCGACGGCGGCCATCTCGGGGTCATCGATCGCAACGAGCTCGCGGACTTCCGCGAGCTCGTCGTAGTACTTCTGCAGCTTTTTTGCCATCTCAACGAGTGGATTGAGATGGCGAAGCTCGCGTCCCAGCGCTGCCATGCGCTGAGCGTCTCTTACCGTCTTCGGATCGGAAAGCTGTCGCTCGACTTCGCCGGCCCGTTCAACAGCCTCGGCGAGGCGATCGCGGAGACTCAGCTGTTCGTCGAGGCCGGAGCGGCCGGAGCGGCCGGAGCGGCCGGAGCGGCACTCGAGGCCTGGCCCTTGGAGTACTTCTGACGGAAGCGCTCGACCCTGCCGGCGGTATCAACGAGCTTCTGTTTGCCGGTGAAAAACGGGTGGCACTGGGCGCAGATGTCGGTGTGAATCTCGGCTTGCGTGGAGCGGGTTTTATAGGTGTTGCCGCACGCGCACTTGACGGTCGCGGTTGCGTACATCGGATGGATATCGGCTTTCATCGGAGTCTCTTGTTGACTTTTTGTACAGCTTTGAAATATCGCGAAAGCGACCCAGTTTTACAAGCGAAGGCAGGCAGTTCAGTGTAGCATTGAAATAGAAATGTCCGCTTTGGTTGAAATAGAAATGTCCGCCTTCGGGCTACCTTCGAGCCGACCTGATTTGGCCGAGGGAGGAGATGCTGACATTGAGCCTTCGACAGCGCGATCGCCTGGCAGTGTTGCGGCGGCCAGCGGCGCTCAGAGCCCCGGCAGGAAGGGAAGCCGCTCAAAGAACGAGCCGAACTCCTGAGCTCAGTGGAGAGGGTAGTCTTCAACGCTCGAAGACTACCCTTCCCCCGACAACAGTCATCAGAACCTTGACGTCGCGAATCGCCTCCCGGGCGATTCGCGTAACGTCGTTGTCGAGTAGAACGAAGTCGGCGAGCTTGCCGCGCTCGATCGACCCCTTTTTGTCCTCGTCGAAGGAGGCAAATGCCGCGTTCACGGTATAGGCCCGCAACGCATCCTCAACGTCGATCTTCTGCTCCGGAATCCATCCGTTGGGATTCCGGTCGTCGAGCGTTCGCCTGGTGACAGCCGCGTAAATCCCTTCCAGCGGAGTCGGCGGAGCGACGAACCAGTCGCTTCCAAAAACGAGCCGGGCGCCGGCCTCACGCAGCGAGCGGAACGCATACGTCGTCTTGGCCCGCTCGCGACCGATCACTCCCTCCGCCCACCTGCCGTCGTCTATAGCATGATAGGGCTGCATGCTCGGAATCACTCCGAGAGTGGCGAAGCGCGGGATGTCAGGAGGCGCTATGTGCTGCGCATGCTCGATCCTGAAGCGCCTGTCGCGAGGACCATTCTCCCGCGCAATCCGCTCGAAGATGCCGAGCTGCAGATTGATCGCCCGGTCGCCGATAGCGTGCACCATTACCTGCAGACCGGCACGATCGGCGTCCCTGATCCGCCCGTAGAGAGTCTCCGGATCCTCTACGAGCAGCCCCGAATCTGCCGGCGAGTCGGTGAACGGGGAGAACATTGCCGCGGTGTGCGAGCCAAGTGAGCCGTCGATGAACGCTTTGAGACCGCCGATTCTCACCCAGTCGTCGCCTTTCCCTCGGGCCGCGACGGTGTCACGCAGCTGCTCCCATTCACCGAGCTGAGCGATCGAGTAGATGCGAGTGATCAAGCGGGCCGAGCGATGCGCGCGCTCGATCGTCGCAAGACTTTCGATGGTTCCCATGTTGTGCACCGACGTCACTCCGCGTTCGGCGACGTACCTCATCGCGGCGTCGAGAGCACGATCGCTCAGCTCGGGGCCAGCCGGTGGCTCAACGCGGTCGACAAGTGATCGCGCGTTGTCCTTCAGGATCCCTGTTGGACTTCCGGACGCGTCGCGGACAATCGTGCCGCCTGCGACATCGGCTGTGGAAGCGTTGATCTTTGCCAGCGCGAGCGCCGCGGTATTGGCCAGCGCCATGTGGCCGTCGAGGCGCGATACCCACACCGGGTTGTTTGGGGTGACCGAATCGATCCAGTCGCGACGAGGGAGCTCCCCTCCCCAGTTCTGGTGGTCCCAGTCGCCACCAGTGATCCAGGCACCGGCCGGTATGGTAGCGGCGAACGCTTTGATGCGAGCGATGAAGTCAGCCGGAGTGCGTGCGTCGCGCAGCTGAACGGAGGAGAGACGAAATCCGCCGGTGATGAAATGGACATGCGAATCGATGAATCCCGGCGTCACCATTCCGCCCCTGGCATCGATCAGTCTCGCAGAAGGCGCAGCTCGCGCGAGCTTGGCGACTTCGGCACTCGAGCCCACCGCGACTATCCTTTCGCCGGAAACCGCGAGCGCAGTTACCCATGGCTGTGTCGGGTTCCCGGTCCAGATGCGCGCGTTCACAACTGCGAGCGTGAGTGGCGAGGTCGGTGTCATGCGCGGAGTGCAGCCGGTGAGAAATGCAACGGCAAGCGATAGAGCAAAGGCACGAATGGTCGTCAACTCGCAGCGACTGCTGAACGCCGACGGCGGAACCGCGCCGGCACTATATCTCCGCCTGCGAGTGCCAGCGCCAGGCCGAGGTGAGTTGGGAGCAGCAAGGCAATAATCTCATGATTCTCCTGATAGAAGCCCGGTAGGATCTTCATGACGAGGCCGATACCGGAGAGCGCCACAATGATCCATGCCAGCTGGAGTGTACGCCTCCCAACCAGCGGCGAATTTGCGTCCCTTCGCGCCCCCGATCGCAGATGCGCGAGAATCATGACCGCGAGAATCAGTGAAAGAGGCGTTGCCTGAAGGACATTTTCGTTCCGATAGCTGTGGACGTGATTCGTCAGCGTCCACAAAGCGATGAGGCCGGTGCCCGCGATGCCGATGGCGAAACTTGCGATGCCAGCTACAAGCAGGAACACCGGACGCAGCGCGCCGGCTCTAGCCCTTGCCGCTTGAGCCAGCCCCGTGAGTATCGCGAACAGCAGGCAGGCCATTGGTAAAAAGTCCACGGCCGATCGCCCGGCGCCCCTTGGCTCGGGCTCACGCGTCGCCGCGAACAGCGTGTCTTCGCTCAAGATCAAATGGACGAGCTTA from Gemmatimonadaceae bacterium includes the following:
- a CDS encoding amidohydrolase; this translates as MTTIRAFALSLAVAFLTGCTPRMTPTSPLTLAVVNARIWTGNPTQPWVTALAVSGERIVAVGSSAEVAKLARAAPSARLIDARGGMVTPGFIDSHVHFITGGFRLSSVQLRDARTPADFIARIKAFAATIPAGAWITGGDWDHQNWGGELPRRDWIDSVTPNNPVWVSRLDGHMALANTAALALAKINASTADVAGGTIVRDASGSPTGILKDNARSLVDRVEPPAGPELSDRALDAAMRYVAERGVTSVHNMGTIESLATIERAHRSARLITRIYSIAQLGEWEQLRDTVAARGKGDDWVRIGGLKAFIDGSLGSHTAAMFSPFTDSPADSGLLVEDPETLYGRIRDADRAGLQVMVHAIGDRAINLQLGIFERIARENGPRDRRFRIEHAQHIAPPDIPRFATLGVIPSMQPYHAIDDGRWAEGVIGRERAKTTYAFRSLREAGARLVFGSDWFVAPPTPLEGIYAAVTRRTLDDRNPNGWIPEQKIDVEDALRAYTVNAAFASFDEDKKGSIERGKLADFVLLDNDVTRIAREAIRDVKVLMTVVGGRVVFER
- a CDS encoding YlbF family regulator, whose product is MIGDGMLEEKAKELGRIIGQSPEYQAVKKSSEALNGDRNAVSVLQQMEKLRVQAQQMIQRGDQPTPELEQQLDDLLMKVQGNSAYQRAIAAQENFDKVMYQVNNWIMEGMKKGATSSIITLS
- the prfA gene encoding peptide chain release factor 1 encodes the protein MSLRDRLAEAVERAGEVERQLSDPKTVRDAQRMAALGRELRHLNPLVEMAKKLQKYYDELAEVRELVAIDDPEMAAVARDEQTHLETSIAELEQRIKPALIPHDPLDDRPAIVEIRGGTGGDEAAIFAADLFRLYTRFAERRGWKVEIMSLSEGALDGIKEVIFKVKGEGVFGTMRWESGVHRVQRVPVTENQGRIHTSAATVAVLPEAEEIDIKIEDKDLRIDVFRSSGPGGQSVNTTDSAVRITHIPSGIVVSQQDQKSQLQNKLKGMEVLRARLLDATIAKQEAERSRMRKTQVGTGDRSAKIRTYNFPQNRVTDHRIGFTMHELSKVMSGEIDPLVEALRNADAEDRLGE
- the prmC gene encoding peptide chain release factor N(5)-glutamine methyltransferase, with amino-acid sequence MSKSLDSSPAARTLDGTVRSVVDELASILGRGGPDDSRNTARDIVAALLHVSRYWSVLAGDVVLQPQVADAARVAAQRLVAGAPFAYAVGSAQFRSLTLCVDERVLIPRPETEVLVEEILTRFGAANPGGADWGTAVDIGTGSGAIALSLAAEGCFARVVGTDTSLDALDVARTNAGIMGAALRCPVEFRSGSLLAPVRDIKARLLVSNPPYIAYEEADHLPPSVRSWEPPTALLSGSNGLAITAAIVQKGKSLLDRRGTLALEVDERRASLVAELVLSDGGYTDVSVVLDLTGRERFVFASRA